Below is a genomic region from Azoarcus sp. KH32C.
TGGCAGTTGCCGGTGCTCTTCCTGTGCGAGAACAACCTCTACGCGATGGGCACCGCGCTCGCGCGCTCGGAGTCGCAGACCGACCTGTGCGTGAAGGCCGCAAGCTACAAGGTGCCGACGCTGAAGGTCGACGGCATGGACGTGCTCGCGGTGTTCGAGGCGACGCGCCGCGCGGCGGCGCAGGTGCGCGAAGGCGGCGGCCCCTGCTTCGTAGAGTTCCAGACCTACCGCTTCCGCGCCCACTCGATGTTCGACCCCGAACTGTATCGCGACAAGGCCGAGGTCGAGGAATGGAAGAAGCGCGGGCCGATCCACAATTTTTCGGCGCAGCTCAAGGCCGCCGGGGAGCTCACCGAGGAGGGCTTTCTCGCGCTCGACGCTGCGGCCGGGAAGGAGGTCGCCGCCGCCGTCGCGTATGCCGAGGCCGCGCCGTGGGAGCCCGCCGAGGATCTGCTCAAGGACGTGACGACGCCGGGAGGCGCAGCATGAAGATGAGCTATCGCGAGGCGATGCGGGAGGCGCTGCGCGAGGCGCTAAGGTCCGACCCGCGCGTGTTCCTGATGGGCGAGGATGTCGGCCGCTATGGCGGCACCTACGCGGTGTCCAAGGGCTTCTACGACGAGTTCGGGCCCGAGCGCATCCGCGATACGCCGCTCTCCGAGCTGTGCTTCGTCGGCGCGGGGATAGGCGCCGCACTCGGCGGCCTGCGGCCGATCGTCGAGATCATGACGGTGAACTTCAGCCTGCTCGCGCTCGACCAGATCGTGAACAGCGCCGCACTGCTGCGCCATATGTCCGGCGGGCAGTTCTCGGTGCCGCTGGTGATCCGCATGGCGACCGGCGCGGGACGCCAGCTCGGGGCGCAGCATTCGCACAGCCTGGAGAACTGGTTCGCGCACATCCCCGGCATCCGCGTGCTCGCGCCCGCGACCATCGCCGACGCGCGCGGCATGCTCGCCCCGGCGCTCGCGGACCCCGACCCGGTCG
It encodes:
- a CDS encoding alpha-ketoacid dehydrogenase subunit beta; the protein is MKMSYREAMREALREALRSDPRVFLMGEDVGRYGGTYAVSKGFYDEFGPERIRDTPLSELCFVGAGIGAALGGLRPIVEIMTVNFSLLALDQIVNSAALLRHMSGGQFSVPLVIRMATGAGRQLGAQHSHSLENWFAHIPGIRVLAPATIADARGMLAPALADPDPVVIFEHAQLYNFEDELRDEPNEDWHCDIEHAAVRRPGSQLSLFAYGGSLPKALEAAESLAREEIDVEVVDLRVLRPLDTEAIAESVRRTHRAVIVDEGWRSGSLAAEVMARIVEQCFYDLDAPPVRVCSEEVPIPYAKHMEDAALPQPAKIVAAVRELLNV